A genomic region of Caenorhabditis elegans chromosome V contains the following coding sequences:
- the AH10.4 gene encoding Ovule protein (Partially confirmed by transcript evidence) yields MHEGPLEIRFLKLFDFPDFCPSKELQELQQRKKRTCCTTEQFLILKFLIFLKLFTLIKLNLNIPSIPHCQCI; encoded by the exons ATGCACGAGGGACCTTTGgaaataagatttttgaagttgtttGATTTCCCTGATTTCT gtccaTCGAAAGAACTTCAGGAACTCCAACAAAGGAAGAAGAGAACTTGCTGCACAAcggaacaatttttaattttgaagtttttaatttttttaaagcttttcactttaataaaattaaatttaaatataccCAGTATTCCACATTGCCAATGTATTTGA